Proteins from one Rosa chinensis cultivar Old Blush chromosome 7, RchiOBHm-V2, whole genome shotgun sequence genomic window:
- the LOC112179283 gene encoding GDSL esterase/lipase At1g71691 isoform X1 has product MAKHYFRLFSSALLVLSFMVVQAEVVWGQDGTERRKEMVPAMFIFGDSLIDNGNNNNLPSFAKANYPPYGIDFNGGPTGRFSNGYTMVDEIAELLGLPLIPAYSEASGDQVLHGVNYASAAAGILDITGRNFVGRIPFGQQISNFQTTVDQITETLGADDVARAIAKCIFFVGMGSNDYLNNYLMPNYNTKNQYNAQQFADLLAQQYTQQLTRLYNLGARRFVIAGVGRMGCIPSILAQSPNGSCSEDVNRLVLPFNANVKTMINNLNTNLPGSRFIYIDIARMFEDVVTNARAYGMPCYYLNRSHSLLKISYIEINFVLNFVLAIGFSVANRGCCGIGRNRGQITCLPMQTPCPNRDRYVFWDAYHPTAAVNILIGRKAFSGDPSQVYPMNIQQLATLNIETN; this is encoded by the exons ATGGCTAAGCACTACTTTAGGCTATTTTCTTCTGCTTTGCTTGTTTTGTCCTTCATGGTGGTGCAGGCTGAAGTAGTTTGGGGTCAAGATGGTACTGAAAGGAGGAAAGAAATGGTGCCTGCAATGTTCATATTCGGAGACTCTCTGATTGACAatggcaacaacaacaacctcCCTTCATTTGCCAAGGCCAACTATCCCCCCTATGGAATCGATTTCAATGGCGGACCAACTGGTCGTTTTAGCAATGGTTACACCATGGTTGATGAAATAG CTGAATTGCTAGGACTTCCTTTAATTCCTGCGTACTCTGAAGCTTCTGGAGATCAAGTGCTTCATGGTGTCAATTATGCATCTGCAGCCGCTGGAATCCTTGATATCACTGGCAGAAACTTT GTGGGTCGCATACCCTTTGGTCAACAAATAAGCAACTTCCAGACTACAGTTGATCAGATAACGGAGACTCTGGGTGCAGATGATGTTGCCCGGGCCATTGCAAAGTGCATATTCTTTGTTGGAATGGGCAGCAATGACTACCTAAACAATTACCTTATGCCCAACTATAACACCAAGAATCAATACAATGCTcaacaatttgctgatctcTTGGCTCAACAATACACTCAGCAACTCACT AGGCTCTACAATCTTGGTGCTCGAAGATTTGTTATTGCTGGAGTTGGGAGGATGGGTTGCATACCAAGTATCTTAGCCCAAAGTCCAAATGGAAGCTGCTCAGAGGACGTCAATCGCCTTGTTCTACCCTTCAACGCAAATGTGAAGACAATGATCAACAATCTTAATACCAACTTACCTGGTTCGAGGTTCATTTACATTGACATTGCTCGAATGTTTGAAGACGTCGTCACCAATGCTAGAGCTTATGGTATGCCTTGCTATTATCTAAATCGGTCTCATTCTTTATTAAAAATTAGCTATATAGAGATTAATTTTGTTCTAAACTTTGTACTGGCAATAGGATTCAGTGTTGCGAATCGTGGATGCTGTGGTATTGGGCGTAACAGAGGGCAAATTACATGTCTTCCAATGCAAACACCGTGCCCAAATCGTGACCGGTACGTGTTCTGGGATGCATATCACCCAACTGCAGCTGTGAACATCTTAATTGGCAGGAAAGCTTTCAGTGGAGACCCTAGCCAGGTTTACCCCATGAACATACAGCAGCTTGCCACTCTTAACATTGAAACCAATTAG
- the LOC112179283 gene encoding GDSL esterase/lipase At1g71691 isoform X2, with product MAKHYFRLFSSALLVLSFMVVQAEVVWGQDGTERRKEMVPAMFIFGDSLIDNGNNNNLPSFAKANYPPYGIDFNGGPTGRFSNGYTMVDEIAELLGLPLIPAYSEASGDQVLHGVNYASAAAGILDITGRNFVGRIPFGQQISNFQTTVDQITETLGADDVARAIAKCIFFVGMGSNDYLNNYLMPNYNTKNQYNAQQFADLLAQQYTQQLTRLYNLGARRFVIAGVGRMGCIPSILAQSPNGSCSEDVNRLVLPFNANVKTMINNLNTNLPGSRFIYIDIARMFEDVVTNARAYGFSVANRGCCGIGRNRGQITCLPMQTPCPNRDRYVFWDAYHPTAAVNILIGRKAFSGDPSQVYPMNIQQLATLNIETN from the exons ATGGCTAAGCACTACTTTAGGCTATTTTCTTCTGCTTTGCTTGTTTTGTCCTTCATGGTGGTGCAGGCTGAAGTAGTTTGGGGTCAAGATGGTACTGAAAGGAGGAAAGAAATGGTGCCTGCAATGTTCATATTCGGAGACTCTCTGATTGACAatggcaacaacaacaacctcCCTTCATTTGCCAAGGCCAACTATCCCCCCTATGGAATCGATTTCAATGGCGGACCAACTGGTCGTTTTAGCAATGGTTACACCATGGTTGATGAAATAG CTGAATTGCTAGGACTTCCTTTAATTCCTGCGTACTCTGAAGCTTCTGGAGATCAAGTGCTTCATGGTGTCAATTATGCATCTGCAGCCGCTGGAATCCTTGATATCACTGGCAGAAACTTT GTGGGTCGCATACCCTTTGGTCAACAAATAAGCAACTTCCAGACTACAGTTGATCAGATAACGGAGACTCTGGGTGCAGATGATGTTGCCCGGGCCATTGCAAAGTGCATATTCTTTGTTGGAATGGGCAGCAATGACTACCTAAACAATTACCTTATGCCCAACTATAACACCAAGAATCAATACAATGCTcaacaatttgctgatctcTTGGCTCAACAATACACTCAGCAACTCACT AGGCTCTACAATCTTGGTGCTCGAAGATTTGTTATTGCTGGAGTTGGGAGGATGGGTTGCATACCAAGTATCTTAGCCCAAAGTCCAAATGGAAGCTGCTCAGAGGACGTCAATCGCCTTGTTCTACCCTTCAACGCAAATGTGAAGACAATGATCAACAATCTTAATACCAACTTACCTGGTTCGAGGTTCATTTACATTGACATTGCTCGAATGTTTGAAGACGTCGTCACCAATGCTAGAGCTTATG GATTCAGTGTTGCGAATCGTGGATGCTGTGGTATTGGGCGTAACAGAGGGCAAATTACATGTCTTCCAATGCAAACACCGTGCCCAAATCGTGACCGGTACGTGTTCTGGGATGCATATCACCCAACTGCAGCTGTGAACATCTTAATTGGCAGGAAAGCTTTCAGTGGAGACCCTAGCCAGGTTTACCCCATGAACATACAGCAGCTTGCCACTCTTAACATTGAAACCAATTAG